The Candidatus Koribacter versatilis Ellin345 genome has a segment encoding these proteins:
- a CDS encoding beta-ketoacyl-ACP synthase III: protein MTSVRRAKITALGTYVPPRVLSNFDLEKMVDTTNQWILERTGIRERHLVDKGVAASDLAVEAAKKCLANRGIEAAEVECIVVGTVTPDMMYPSTACLVQHKLGIPNAWGFDVSAGCSGFLFSLTTGAKFIESGQYKKVLVIGSDVNSSMIDYTDRATCIIFGDGAGAVLLEPTEDGEDVGVMDHIHQVEGVGGQYLYMPGGGSLNPASHETIDQKMHYVHQDGQNVFKYAVKKMSEMTEKVLKRNSLTGTDVDCFIAHQANKRIIVATAERLKMPMEKVIINIEKYGNTTAGTIPLAMQTALDEGKLKKGSNVLLAAVGAGFTSGATLLRWAF, encoded by the coding sequence TTGACTTCTGTACGTCGCGCCAAGATTACGGCGCTTGGAACCTACGTTCCACCCCGCGTCCTCTCAAACTTTGACCTTGAAAAGATGGTGGATACCACCAACCAGTGGATCCTCGAACGGACCGGCATTCGCGAACGTCATCTCGTGGATAAGGGCGTTGCTGCCAGCGACTTAGCCGTCGAGGCCGCGAAGAAGTGTCTGGCCAACCGCGGCATAGAGGCCGCGGAAGTCGAATGCATCGTTGTCGGCACCGTGACCCCGGACATGATGTACCCCTCCACCGCTTGCCTGGTGCAGCACAAACTCGGCATTCCCAATGCCTGGGGCTTCGACGTATCCGCCGGATGCTCGGGATTTCTTTTCTCGCTGACCACCGGAGCCAAGTTCATTGAGAGCGGCCAGTACAAGAAGGTCCTTGTGATCGGCTCCGACGTGAACTCCTCGATGATCGACTACACCGACCGCGCCACCTGCATCATCTTCGGCGACGGCGCCGGAGCGGTCCTGCTGGAACCGACGGAAGACGGCGAAGACGTCGGCGTCATGGACCACATTCATCAGGTCGAAGGTGTCGGTGGACAGTACCTCTACATGCCCGGCGGCGGCAGTTTGAACCCGGCATCGCACGAAACGATTGACCAGAAAATGCATTATGTTCATCAAGATGGACAAAATGTCTTCAAGTATGCCGTGAAGAAAATGTCGGAGATGACCGAGAAGGTCCTAAAGCGCAACAGCTTGACCGGCACCGATGTGGACTGCTTCATCGCCCATCAGGCCAACAAGCGAATCATTGTCGCCACCGCTGAGCGCCTGAAAATGCCCATGGAGAAGGTCATCATCAACATCGAGAAGTACGGCAACACTACGGCTGGAACCATTCCTTTGGCCATGCAGACGGCACTCGATGAAGGCAAACTGAAGAAGGGCAGCAACGTTCTACTTGCCGCCGTCGGTGCGGGATTCACCAGCGGCGCCACGCTCCTGCGCTGGGCGTTCTAA
- the msrA gene encoding peptide-methionine (S)-S-oxide reductase MsrA, with translation MEKATFAAGCFWGVEETFRTTPGVVATAVGYTGGHTENPTYHDVCTDTTGHAEAVEVTYDPAKVSYDDLLKIFWENHNPTQMNRQGPDVGAQYRSAIFFYSPEQEAKARASKEALEKSGRFSKPIVTQVVPAEPFYRAEEYHQQYLLKRGRTHCHI, from the coding sequence ATGGAAAAAGCCACCTTTGCGGCCGGCTGTTTCTGGGGCGTAGAAGAGACTTTTCGTACCACGCCCGGCGTAGTCGCCACGGCAGTCGGTTATACCGGCGGCCATACTGAAAATCCGACTTATCACGACGTCTGCACCGATACCACCGGCCATGCCGAAGCAGTCGAAGTCACCTACGATCCAGCCAAGGTCTCGTATGACGACCTGCTAAAGATTTTTTGGGAGAACCATAACCCGACGCAGATGAACCGTCAGGGCCCGGATGTCGGCGCGCAATATCGGTCGGCGATTTTCTTCTACTCTCCGGAACAGGAAGCGAAAGCGCGCGCCTCGAAAGAGGCCCTCGAAAAGAGCGGGCGATTCTCGAAGCCGATCGTTACGCAAGTTGTCCCGGCAGAACCGTTCTATCGCGCTGAGGAATATCACCAGCAGTACCTCCTGAAGCGCGGACGCACCCACTGCCATATCTAA
- a CDS encoding rhomboid family intramembrane serine protease, translated as MLLPIGREKKIVKRLPIVTVILILTNILAFCLTIRDIDDDTGNRNLNTVRNHLLVMKARFPDVVLDTEAQQMVDDFRKTRPEAWQMVADPNREPMDTWEAVLVDEENPKIEKLQEQVNLLCIEFRDLQNRDNSVLWMYAFHSYHPKYRSYISHQFLHGGFFHLLGNMWMLWLCGVVLEEVWGPYVVLGFYLCAGVFAAAAHGAMNPNSLIPMLGASGSVAGLMGGMLVRYPKLKVKMLFWLFFYWRTFFAPVYILAPLWFVAELFWGGLGERGIAHWAHVGGFAFGAVVALAFDFGRVEKITNPEEPVPVVWKPDTEFLHAAQLLEKRETNTALAILRNYVKKNSNVIDAWELLQQAQIQKNDANEQRQETLPVLIRLYLGVGNDERALLHLREFRRLGGTILPASTWLELARSYERVEQWEIAAREFENLGISYYATDRTSLTALLSAARIYLTKLDRPADANRLYQAAGNSPIPHLEMDAVIKHGISQSAAANTAKSNGVAF; from the coding sequence ATGTTGTTGCCCATTGGGCGTGAGAAAAAGATAGTCAAACGATTGCCGATCGTGACTGTCATCCTGATTCTCACTAACATTCTCGCTTTCTGCCTGACGATCCGCGACATCGATGACGATACAGGCAACCGGAACCTCAACACGGTCCGCAACCACTTGCTGGTCATGAAGGCGCGGTTCCCGGACGTCGTGTTGGATACCGAAGCGCAGCAGATGGTGGACGACTTCCGGAAGACTCGACCCGAAGCCTGGCAGATGGTTGCGGACCCGAACCGCGAGCCGATGGACACATGGGAAGCCGTACTAGTCGATGAAGAGAACCCGAAAATCGAGAAGCTCCAGGAGCAGGTAAACCTGCTCTGCATCGAGTTTCGCGACCTTCAAAACCGAGACAACTCCGTCCTCTGGATGTACGCATTCCACTCCTATCATCCTAAGTACCGGAGTTACATCAGCCATCAGTTCCTGCACGGAGGGTTCTTTCACCTCCTCGGCAACATGTGGATGTTGTGGCTGTGCGGCGTTGTCCTGGAAGAAGTCTGGGGACCCTACGTGGTGCTGGGCTTCTACCTCTGTGCCGGAGTATTCGCAGCCGCGGCGCATGGCGCCATGAACCCGAATTCGCTCATACCGATGCTTGGAGCCTCGGGATCGGTGGCCGGCCTCATGGGCGGCATGCTGGTGCGCTACCCGAAGCTCAAAGTAAAGATGTTGTTCTGGCTGTTCTTCTACTGGCGAACATTTTTCGCGCCGGTTTACATCCTTGCGCCGCTGTGGTTTGTTGCCGAACTGTTCTGGGGCGGGCTCGGTGAGCGCGGCATTGCCCACTGGGCACACGTTGGGGGCTTCGCATTTGGAGCGGTCGTGGCGCTGGCCTTCGATTTCGGCCGCGTCGAGAAGATTACGAACCCGGAAGAACCTGTGCCGGTAGTCTGGAAGCCCGACACCGAGTTCCTGCATGCGGCGCAGTTGCTGGAAAAACGCGAGACGAATACTGCGCTCGCCATTCTCCGAAACTACGTGAAGAAGAATTCGAATGTGATCGACGCATGGGAATTGTTGCAGCAGGCGCAGATTCAGAAGAACGATGCAAACGAGCAGCGTCAAGAAACACTTCCGGTCCTGATTCGTCTTTATCTCGGGGTTGGAAACGACGAACGGGCGCTTTTGCACCTGCGCGAGTTCCGCAGGCTCGGAGGAACGATCCTTCCAGCTTCAACGTGGCTTGAACTCGCACGAAGCTACGAACGGGTGGAACAGTGGGAAATCGCCGCCCGCGAATTCGAGAACCTTGGCATTTCGTATTACGCCACGGACCGAACATCGCTGACGGCGCTGCTGAGCGCAGCCAGAATCTATCTCACGAAGCTCGATCGCCCGGCCGATGCAAACCGCCTTTATCAGGCGGCCGGCAACTCGCCGATACCACACTTGGAAATGGATGCGGTGATCAAGCATGGGATCAGCCAGTCCGCCGCTGCGAATACCGCAAAGAGCAATGGTGTAGCGTTCTAG
- a CDS encoding carbohydrate-binding family 9-like protein, producing MLCAVAPMPAQTCATVQNMISVAKLNSSTDSSGFPKAEAWNSAKPIQFCADWQGKNPDPQRQTEVQALWSTDTLYLRFRASYRELYTYPGGPERRDHLWDRDVAEVFLQPPHQSGRVYSEIEVSPNGDWIDLAIANGEHEDLRSAVKSRVTVDERAKLWTAEVALPMKSVTPMFDPGQSWRVNFFRIEGPEPSRFYSSWQPTNTPKANFHVPEAFVEMRFDK from the coding sequence ATGCTTTGTGCTGTTGCGCCGATGCCGGCGCAGACGTGCGCTACCGTTCAAAACATGATCTCTGTCGCCAAGCTAAATTCTTCGACTGACTCCTCCGGATTTCCAAAGGCGGAAGCATGGAACTCCGCCAAGCCGATTCAATTTTGCGCCGATTGGCAAGGCAAGAACCCTGACCCGCAACGCCAGACGGAAGTACAGGCGTTGTGGTCAACGGACACGCTCTACCTTCGGTTCCGCGCTAGCTATCGCGAGCTCTACACGTATCCAGGCGGCCCTGAGAGACGCGATCACTTGTGGGACCGCGATGTAGCGGAGGTGTTTCTGCAACCGCCGCACCAGTCGGGACGAGTGTATTCGGAGATTGAGGTAAGTCCCAACGGGGACTGGATCGACTTGGCCATTGCAAACGGCGAGCATGAAGACCTGCGTTCTGCGGTGAAGAGCAGGGTCACGGTCGATGAACGCGCGAAGCTCTGGACCGCCGAAGTTGCGCTGCCGATGAAATCGGTGACGCCCATGTTTGATCCAGGGCAATCATGGCGGGTGAATTTCTTTCGGATCGAGGGGCCTGAACCTAGTCGCTTTTACTCAAGCTGGCAGCCAACAAACACCCCGAAAGCAAACTTCCATGTGCCTGAAGCGTTTGTCGAAATGCGATTCGACAAATAA
- a CDS encoding tetratricopeptide repeat protein — translation MRRAWLVAILALGCASAQTRQPAKVAAASPVDQAETAIGKQDWAAAETLLKDATSQEPKDYRAWFDLGYVYTSQDKTREAAEAYRYSVDAKPDIFESNLNLGISLAKLGNPDAAKYLAVATTLKPTSHPEEGYFRAWLSLGHVLSKESPQRAAEAYQQAAKFKSKDPEPHLSAAQMYEIAKDTAGAEREYQVVLALDPGSKEAITGLANIYLNAKRLPESETMLRKILAGDPTNSNAQLQLARVLAAENKDDDATAAYDAALKLLPNDGEAQKSAADFYLAAKKYKEAAAAYAQLVQAKPNDAALRELYGNALLRLHKNAEAQEQALIAIKLNPNMGEAYNDLAFAAAENKDYALSLKALDARAKFYPENQGTYFLRATNYDNLRLVKDAIAAYKKFLAVSDGKFPDQEWQARHRLIAIDPESRKK, via the coding sequence ATGCGTCGTGCGTGGCTGGTGGCAATTCTGGCGCTTGGCTGTGCATCGGCGCAAACGCGTCAGCCTGCGAAGGTGGCTGCAGCGTCTCCGGTGGACCAGGCCGAAACGGCGATCGGCAAGCAGGATTGGGCGGCGGCCGAGACACTTCTGAAGGACGCCACCTCGCAGGAGCCCAAGGACTACCGGGCGTGGTTCGACCTCGGCTACGTTTACACCTCCCAAGACAAGACCCGAGAGGCAGCCGAGGCATACCGGTATTCAGTCGACGCCAAGCCGGACATCTTTGAGAGCAATCTGAATCTCGGTATCTCACTTGCGAAACTTGGCAATCCAGACGCGGCGAAATACCTGGCCGTGGCTACGACGCTGAAACCCACAAGCCATCCGGAAGAGGGATATTTCCGGGCATGGCTGTCGCTGGGGCACGTTCTGAGCAAGGAATCCCCGCAGCGGGCGGCCGAGGCCTATCAGCAGGCCGCGAAGTTCAAGTCGAAAGATCCGGAGCCGCATCTGAGCGCGGCGCAGATGTATGAAATAGCGAAGGACACGGCGGGTGCGGAGCGCGAGTATCAGGTAGTCCTGGCGCTGGATCCTGGCTCAAAAGAGGCAATCACCGGGCTGGCGAACATCTACCTGAACGCGAAACGGCTACCAGAATCCGAGACCATGCTGCGGAAGATTCTGGCGGGCGATCCAACGAACAGCAACGCACAGCTGCAGTTGGCGCGGGTTCTGGCAGCTGAGAACAAGGACGATGACGCGACGGCCGCGTACGACGCCGCTCTCAAGCTGCTTCCGAATGACGGGGAAGCCCAGAAGTCGGCAGCGGATTTCTATCTTGCGGCCAAGAAGTATAAAGAGGCGGCGGCGGCCTACGCACAATTGGTGCAGGCGAAGCCGAATGACGCCGCCCTGCGTGAGTTGTACGGGAATGCCCTACTGCGGCTTCATAAGAACGCGGAGGCGCAGGAGCAGGCGCTGATTGCTATCAAGCTGAATCCGAACATGGGAGAGGCGTACAACGACCTGGCGTTTGCTGCCGCCGAGAACAAAGATTATGCGCTGTCGCTCAAGGCGTTGGACGCGCGGGCAAAGTTCTATCCGGAAAATCAGGGTACCTACTTCCTTCGTGCGACGAATTACGATAATCTCCGCTTAGTAAAAGACGCAATCGCGGCCTATAAGAAGTTCCTGGCGGTATCGGATGGCAAATTTCCCGACCAGGAATGGCAGGCGCGGCACCGTCTTATCGCAATAGACCCTGAATCGAGAAAGAAATGA
- a CDS encoding SprT-like domain-containing protein, with protein sequence MTSRIHEIFQETYRELRPRAPMPVMHIRFYPFANINNTIRLREGELKVRLSDLLEGAPEPVLKAIAHILLAKLYRKEIEPQHNTRYRRYTNSRELTEKAHTIRQMRGRKTIHGTQGRVYDLEEVFEDLNRRFFFGLMARPQLTWSNNHSRRALGHYDPAHNAIVISKIFDQPLIPRYAVEYLLYHEMLHLKHPVKLRGSRRCVHGREFQEEEKLFPDLDKALAFLKTL encoded by the coding sequence TTGACCAGCCGTATCCACGAAATCTTCCAGGAAACCTATCGCGAGTTGCGTCCGCGGGCGCCGATGCCCGTGATGCACATCCGCTTCTATCCCTTCGCGAACATCAACAATACGATTCGATTGCGCGAGGGAGAGTTGAAAGTTCGACTATCGGATTTGCTGGAAGGCGCGCCGGAACCGGTGCTGAAGGCGATTGCGCACATCCTGCTGGCAAAGCTGTATCGGAAAGAGATCGAACCACAGCACAACACCCGATATCGCCGTTACACCAATAGCCGCGAGTTGACGGAAAAGGCGCATACCATCCGGCAGATGCGCGGGCGCAAGACCATACACGGGACGCAAGGCCGCGTTTACGACCTGGAAGAAGTCTTCGAGGACCTGAATCGCCGCTTCTTCTTCGGATTGATGGCGCGGCCGCAGCTGACGTGGAGCAATAACCATTCCCGCCGAGCTTTAGGACACTACGATCCGGCACACAACGCGATCGTAATCAGCAAGATATTTGACCAGCCCCTGATCCCGAGATATGCCGTCGAATACCTGCTCTACCACGAGATGCTGCACTTGAAGCATCCGGTAAAGCTGCGCGGCAGCCGCCGATGCGTGCATGGGCGCGAATTTCAAGAAGAGGAAAAGCTCTTCCCTGACCTCGACAAGGCGCTGGCGTTTCTCAAGACCCTGTAA